In one Magallana gigas chromosome 7, xbMagGiga1.1, whole genome shotgun sequence genomic region, the following are encoded:
- the LOC105339086 gene encoding neuroligin-4, X-linked encodes MKMRLELIGSFCFYFGYLVFKTFCISTEFPERQTVFGKVRGRVSERIIGSPVEEYLGIPFASPPVGAKRFQRPIKPDSWNDVLNTTRLPPACWQGKINAIYIKAHMPEFDINDQSEDCLYLNIFVPKSIEKNITFPVMFYIHGGSNRAGMGAMLPGDLLAAHGQIIVINFNYRLGLLGFLSSVENNFPGNNGLLDQVLAMKWVNSNIQYFNGDVSSITIVGHSAGAGDTGLHLVSPLTKGLFKNAILMSGSPLAHWAMALPNQYPGSNINSTILRIALNAADIRQISVQDLIAIESILSKLLPFSVVPYPAVVDNYYLTEQPRTSFKNGDFHGEAFFLSFTADESFADLGLFKNASFPGFLVRYEPFYPKICNFLDVLTAAYSDVNPSGKRLIEAEADMLFYAGMMELADLLSDSEAKPEVTVLEYDIIMPYLNNPKWQGVNHGQDIFYLFGVPLLGKPDVNFTSSDVEASKAEMTLYSNFVKSGLFTSDGKTRVGSLYNKDSKKYNRMSLQGNIVSIEQLQNFRASKMNFWNNVVPNTNFTCNASSAAPRRVFHMSSFFLTPCELVLFFYVNKYL; translated from the exons ATGAAAATGAGGCTTGAACTTATTGGATCGTTTTGTTTCTATTTTGGATACCTCGTATTCAAAACGTTTTGCATATCGACGGAATTTCCAGAGAGACAGACGGTCTTTGGGAAAGTCCGTGGCCGCGTCAGTGAGCGGATTATCGGATCACCGGTGGAGGAATATCTAGGAATTCCCTTCGCGTCCCCGCCAGTAGGAGCAAAACGATTTCAG agacCTATCAAACCTGATTCTTGGAATGATGTACTGAACACGACACGACTCCCACCTGCCTGCTGGCAGGGCAAAATCAACGCAATCTACATTAAGGCGCACATGCCAGAATTTGATATCAATGACCAGAGTGAGGATTGTCTGTATCTCAATATCTTTGTGCCAAAG TCCATAGAAAAGAACATAACGTTCCCGGTGATGTTTTACATCCATGGCGGATCTAACAGAGCTGGAATGGGCGCGATGCTTCCCGGTGACTTATTAGCTGCCCATGGACAAATTATTGTGATCAATTTCAACTACAGACTGGGTTTGCTAG GATTTTTATCATCTGTGGAGAACAACTTCCCGGGAAACAATGGACTCTTGGACCAGGTTCTAGCGATGAAGTGGGTCAACTCCAACATCCAGTACTTCAACGGGGACGTCAGTAGCATCACTATTGTGGGTCATAGCGCGGGGGCGGGGGACACGGGGCTCCACCTGGTGTCTCCTCTCACAAAAG GTTTATTCAAAAACGCCATTCTTATGAGCGGTTCGCCATTAGCGCACTGGGCTATGGCACTGCCGAACCAATATCCCGGCTCCAATATTAACTCCACTATTCTGAGAATAGCGTTAAATGCTGCCGACATAAGACAGATCAGCGTACAGGACCTTATAGCGATCGAGTCCATTTTGTCAAAG TTACTCCCCTTCAGCGTGGTTCCTTACCCAGCAGTTGTCGACAACTATTACCTGACTGAACAACCTAGAACGTCTTTCAAAAATGGCGACTTTCACGGAGAAGCTTTCTTCTTATCATTTACTGCAGACGAGAGCTTTGCTGATCTCG gatTATTCAAGAACGCCTCTTTTCCCGGTTTTCTTGTACGATACGAGCCATTTTATCCTAAGATATGTAATTTCCTAG ATGTCCTTACGGCAGCGTATAGCGATGTCAACCCCTCCGGAAAAAGGCTTATTGAG GCTGAAGCCGATATGCTTTTTTATGCCGGCATGATGGAATTGGCTGATCTACTTTCTGACTCAGAAGCCAAGCCGGAGGTGACTGTCCTTGAATACGACATAATTATGCCATACTTGAATAATCCCAAATGGCAAG GTGTAAACCACGGGCAAGACATCTTTTACCTGTTTGGGGTTCCCTTACTGGGCAAGCCGGATGTAAATTTCACGAGTTCTGACGTTGAAGCCAGCAAAGCAGAGATGACGTTGTACAGTAACTTCGTTAAATCCGG GTTGTTTACGTCAGACGGGAAAACAAGAGTGGGTAGTCTGTATAACAAAGACAGTAAGAAATACAACAGAATGTCCCTACAGGGTAACATTGTATCCATAGAACAGCTCCAGAACTTCCGTGCTTCCAAGATGAACTTCTGGAACAATGTGGTTCCAAACACAAATTTCACGTGTAATGCATCCTCCGCCGCACCCAGACGTGTTTTCCATATGAGTTCATTTTTCCTTACTCCATGtgaacttgttttatttttttatgtcaatAAATATCTCTAG